Sequence from the Megalops cyprinoides isolate fMegCyp1 chromosome 9, fMegCyp1.pri, whole genome shotgun sequence genome:
ctgtctctctcaccccccccccgttcATACCgtcctcccctcctctgctgccccccctcgcccccctgtctctctgtttctctctccagcCTCTGACAGTGCAGCCGGGTCCGGAGTCGCTCCTGCACGGCCAGCTGACAtggggagggggcagcagcGCCCAGGCCCCCACCCAGCTCCTGTTCATCCAGCAGCCCGGGGTGGCCTCTCCCGCCCCCTTGCACCTCCTCAAACCCCAGCCCCGTAAGGGGGGCGGCGGCGGCAAGAACAGCAAGGGAACGTACCTCCCCATCCTTAACTCCTACCCCCGCatcgccccccaccccagcaaGAAGACCCCGGAGCCGGTGAAAGGGGGCGGCAAGGGGAGTGCCAGCGAGGGCCAGAGCCTGAGCAAGCGGGTGTGCATGGAGGAGAGGCGGGAGGCGGTGTCCACCACCTCGCAGGTCCCCAGGCCCCAGGAGGGCCGGCCCCACTCCCACGGCCACTCCCACGCTAACCCGCGTGGCGCCACTGCTGTCCCCGCCCCGCCCTCCCACCCGCAGCAccgttcctcctcctccctgccccgACCCCGCCACGCCCAGAAGCCCCCCAGCCCCTCTGACTCCTGCGGCCTGGGCTCGCCGTCCGTCTCCAGCTCCGAGATGCCGTCCCCGCCGTCCCCGGCCTCGCCGTCATCCCCGGAGGGCGCGCCCAGCCCGGCCCCCGGCCCCGGCCCCGGCCCGGCCCCCCGCAGGCGTGCGGCCGGCTCGGCGGCCCGCCAGCAGCGCTTCCTCAACACGGTGGAGATCCTGAGCCAGTCTGGGCTGCTGGACATCACGCTGCGCACGCAGGAGCTGCTGCGGCAGAGCGCCTCCACCGAGCGCGACATCGCGCAGCTCCGCCGGCACGCCCAGCTGCTGTGCCAGGCCGCGCAGGCCGGCGAGGACGCGCCCGCCGCCTGGGACAGGCTGCTGCAGGCCATGGCCGAGTCGGGCAGGTACCCCAGCCTCGCCTtccccgcccccgccgccgccgGCCGCCCCGCGCCGGAGGCCGACCCGGATCCAGGCGCCGGGAAGAGCCAGCCCGTCGTTGTCGCCACCGCCGCCGCCGTCAGCCTCGGGGGCCGCGACAGCGAGGTGGCCCCGCCCTCTCCGCTGCTCGCCCCAACCCCAGACCCGCCCCCGAATTTCCTCGAAGAAGGCCAGCTCAGCCCCACCAATCATAACACTGCGCCCTTGTCCGCCCCCACCACCCTTGACCAGGCCAGGACCCACAGGGTCAAGACGCCTATAGACATCGTCATGCCCCCGGACAGCTCCACCCACGGCGCTCTGCTTTAACGCCCGTCCCAGGAGGTGGTAGTCGCTGTGAAACCATCCTCCGGAGCATCAGGACTCACACGAGAAACCTCTTCACttcatcctctttttttccaagttctTTCAATATATGATAGCTGTGGATGTTTAGACTTTGTTCGGGACCTGTTTGGCGAAGGATGGGACAGGTGAAATAAAAGGGCAACATTCATATGcagcacagctgcagtttcTTCATCAGACCTGTAGTACTTCAGAAGAGTTGTGGTGCAGCCATTTAAATAAGATGGGGGATTTCCTGTCCCCCAAGTTCTCTCAGAACTGCATGGCTTCACTGGACTCCAGTGAAGCCTGGGTGATTGCAGTTAAGCGCTGTAGAGCAAGACTGGTTGTGTACTGGACCACATGCAGTGGACTTCATATTGTatcttgcagtttttttttcctctctcccccagcaCCAAGTCAGCCCAGACTTGGTGGCCTTGTGAGTGCAGGAGAAAAAACAGCTGACCAATGACTTCCTGTGTGGCAGGGTGGAgggtcatctctctctctccgtgtcaCTTTCACACTCGCTCACCCGTGTGGAGCCCATTCGTGGTCCTTCTCACCTGTCCGGTTCCATACCAGAGAGAGTTTACGTGGAAGGACAGGGCAGTGTGCTTCACATCCATATCGCGACTATCCAAACCTGGGCCgcgccaccccccccacctcccaccgAGTGGACGGACCTCACCCCGGGCAGCATTCACACCGGCctcacacagagggagaggaaagtgttaaaaaatagGTTTGGCCAAAAGTGTGGGTGCCTTGAGGTTAAAGGCCTAAGCACACAGGCCTGCCCTGCACTATACTGTAAATTGCTGTACAGCATATTGTATAAATGGAAGCCAGTTTCAGCCTTGTGAGTGTAAACAGCAGTGTCATGTTAGCACAGACCGGGTTCAGTCCTGCACGGTTTTGGTGAGATTTTGATAAACACTTCATCCAGGACAGAGCGATTTCGCTAAACCCATGTggacatttctgcattttatttctcagTAGACCAGTATGccgtctgtatgtgtgtacgcTTTAGAAGAGACCAACCATGCATCAATATCACAACAGTGGACAGTGCCTTTATCTCTTAAGGGCAGCATGGTTTGGCGTCTTAAGAATCTCTTAGTGTGATTGATATATCAGATCTTAAAACACCCAAGATATTTTTTGTGTGCGGTTTAATTGTTCTTTACTATGCCGCTATAGCTGAGTTTTGTGTCTTATCCAGtagctgtgaaaacacaaagccCTCGCCTCATTTCCGACATGGTCCTGCACTGTACGCTAGTCTAGGACGATGCAGACGAAGTGGAGAGATGAAGCGCTTTGGTTCGCTGTAGATAGCTACGCAGCGCACGCACTCCTGTTACGCCAACGTAGAAACAcgcaggggagagagacagagcaagtgGGTGTGGTCAGGGCTGTGGTGGACGGGGTTAGGGAAATGAGGTGCACAAGGGAATGCGGttgtacaggtgtgtgcaaatctgttttcctcttcctgtatagttctgtgtgtccctctgtggGTTGCCTCCAGCGGGCAGTGCCACTGCCAATGTGCACATTTATAcgtgaacacacaaaaaatataaatacatttttttaaaatccaataAAGCAGCTTGTTCTGTCACAGTTGTCATTGTCGTCGGGTCATCTATGTGTAATCAgtagatttttaaatttaaatttttttttgacaccCGAGAGTGAGGAAATCCAGTGTGTCTTCACCTGGAAAACGGAGCTTCTGCTcggtatttgtgtgtgtgtgtgtctaagagTGTATGATTATATTTTGCTGTATGCTGTATCTGTGTTAGTTGAAGAGTGAAGCTTCATGAACTTCAAAAGGGTAAAGCTATCACTGATTCACAAATGTGAACCAACCAAGTATATTTTAATGTAGATCATTTTATTGTAGGTCATTTAATGAATTGGTGGTTTACAGCATGTGGTTACTGCAACTCATGGGGGCATTCATGAGGGCTCATTGTCCCATAATGGATGTGCGCATCAGGACAAGTGTTTCTCGTGACCCACAGAGCCTGTCCCACCATCTTTTACCTCAATGGGTACATTCTACCGCTTAATAGATGAGTCCCGCGTCTCCTCGGTTCCTCGGTTCCTCTCCTTAAATGCATCAAGGAGAcgaggaagagggggaggagaaaggCTATGTAATGTCCTTGTTCAATTGAACATTCTCAATTCGTTGTATGACGTTTAGGAGCAATTCCCCTCCCTCTTCATCTCATGAACAGCTCCCTGAGAAATTCTTGCATAAACTATGCATCCTCTGCCAGAGGAAACAGTAAAGGAAATATCTTTCACCCTTTGTATGTCTTCTACAGAATTATAACAATCCGTAACATGGCAACCAGTTTTTTTCTGGGACACAGGATGCAAGGATAACAAAAATGAGATTAAGGCACTGCATGAGCAATGGTCATATGATCATAAGTATGAACAAGACATGAAATATGGATCTAAAACAAATGTGTCcatataaacaaaatatgaaaacctAAACTAGTCACAATAAAACAGTCTCATAGATAGAAAGGATTTCgtcaaataattaaatcaaacacTCAGTAATCTgcaaatctttaaaaaatctgcTTTCACCCCATTCTGAACCTATACTTTGAACATGTCAATTACACATTAGGTTTGACTCACTTTGAGAAATTCTTCATTTGCACAGGAGCGCTGGAATTAGCCAATGCAATTTTCCGATACACTTGCACGCCTGCAATGCCTATTCGATGCACTGTAGTGAAGCAAATGATGATTGGATGACAGGCAAgtctctgctgacatcatctaAGCCACCCTGACAAGTCACAGCAGGATAGCCTGCAGACACGCCTACCCCCTCTATTCCAGCGGGAGGAGGCCAGAGTGTTCCACAACAGTCTGCGCTCAGAAGGAGTGGTTTagccgactgagccactcacaAACCCCTGGAACTTAAACATTAATTCATAACAAAGCCCCTAAAACTAACATTTCAATGTGTGTCTCTGCAATAGAAATCTATAACCGAGAGTGGGTGTGCCACTCTGAATCACCAAGCAATTACTTCAGGCTGATTTTGTACCAATGAGCAAACCGCATTATCTCTCCAAAACACTGGAGAGGATTACATTTAACTTTTCCCCAACCGTGTATGGAGATTAAGCAAGGATTACTCTGTAAAAAATTTTTGCATAACATTGTTTTCACCACCAAACATGAGATGATGTGATTGCTTAGAATCACTCAGAGTTCATTACAAATAGACTTTGTGTCTCCCAGGTGACTCAAATGACAAGAACTGGGGAATTTAAGAAACCAGAACTTTTTCCAGAAACTTGAATTCTGTTGACGCGATTTCAAAAATTGTGCATGACGAGCACATATAATTTCACAATATagataaagatttttttaatttagcgAAGCCAGCTCACAGCTATAGCAGGGCAAGGGTGTTTAAGTAAAATCATGTATTTGAGCAAGATGTGCCATCCTGCTGAACTGCCTTCCCGAGCATTCCAATTGCTGGTAAGGTACCAGACTGGATCAGGTAAGTCAGTCGAGTCAAACCTGTTCCATCCCTGTATTTGTTTGCTCTCTGTCAGTCATTAACTCTTTCAGCTCTGTTCCGGAAGTCATATGTTCTTGCTCAGCTCTCTGCTTCCGGGTGAGAGGGAGGTCACAGGCAGGCCGACGCAGGCGGGTCCAGCGCTGTCGGGGGAGCAGATAAACAGTACACACTAAAATATTCATGGGGGGTTTTCAGGTCCGTTTTAACCTTGCCTGATTTCGCCTCAAGTTGTTCTCAAAATCCTTCCTTAAAGCTCCTTTCAGGCAGGTTTTAATAATGACAAACTAATATAGTCAGTTTGGCCTGTGTTAAATTGGGTTATACACAGTGTTTGATTAATTGCAAACAGATTGTTAACGCAGAGTTTGGAGCTAACAGTTTCCTCCACAGGCTTTGCGTGAcactttaatgaaaataaaatgattttcttgTGTAAACTTTCTATGACATGTGTACAAGACCACAATGCTATGTACTTAGGAGTAAACTGAAAAGAATGCCAGTCTTATGGTACTTCACACAGCACAAGCACACCCATTTCCACTTGACTTGTTTGGATGAACCTACTGCTGTCACgtttgtgattggctggcatATCATGGGGCTGGGGTAAAGTAATCCAATGGAAGGAATATGTAGGTTCTTGGTATACCATGGCATACACTTGACATAGTGTCCTGAAtgacacagcccccccccccccacacacacacaggtctcaccTGTCTCAGAGTGCCAGTCCCGCTGAAGAGCTTGATCAGTGCCCATCCTGGCACCAAAAGGATGGAGGAGAGTGCCAGTATCCACCCCAGAACGTATACCCACCCCGGGTATACATACCAGCGGTTAAAGGTCAGGGGCTGGTACTCCACCATGGAAAAGATGAAGGATCCCTAGGAGATGAGAGGAAGGGagtgtgtattcatttttatctttacatGCTATACTACCAGTGTAGTGCAGATGTAGAAGGCAGGGTTCTTTTGCTTCACAAACCCAGGTAGTCAAAAAATCCTAATAACAGTAGCAAAAAGATAAATTTAATCTATCGCTCCTTGTTAATCTTTTAAATGATTACCATGATCTCTGTTGGCTGTTATGTTGTTGTTGATATTAATTgtatctgtgtttaaaaaataaaattgtacttCAAGATTTAATTATAACTGCAGGTTTAGCATGATTGGATGTTTCTCTTTTCCTCATCACTTTTAGgattacaaaatattttcagttttagaaGTGGGTTGTACAACAGAAACTATTCTTATGGAAAAAGGTTGTAAGTATACCATGAGCTGAGAAAGAGACATAATGAATTGAGATTATTAATTTCCAAGTTGGTCAACTCTGCACATGTGCACTTTGGTAACTCTTCTCTTTCCTCATGAAGATTACTTCTGCCTTTGTGCTGTGGGTCACCGCCATCTTTACATGTTTCCATTGAAAACACAGTTGAGGAAGGATTTTGTTGCTGATATATGATCTTTCTTGTAATGCTTTATTACTTTATACAACCTGATTTTGGAATTGCAGTTGTACATTATGTACATCTCAGCATGACAACCTTTGCAGTCACACCGGAGTGCTGAGGCGAAACGAATGCAGTCCTCTGACGCACTTTCACACCagccaattggaggataggcactatGCACCTGACATCATCcgagcaactcacaggcacctgacaaaATGCTCGGTATCTGAGAGCGGTGAGACCCTGGGTAACATATTCACCCTCATCACTGGCAGAGTGAAGCCATTTCACCCTGCTGatgtgggctcccggtcattgtcAACAAATGAGGCCATAGGGCTGTGTTTGTAGGTGCTATATAGCCTTTAATACAGCCTGCTATAACTTCTTTCTCCGGCCTGAAGAGAAGTTAGATAAGAGATGGATCATATGCCCTCTTCTGGTGATCTGTAGAGCTGCAATTTAAAGGATGTATTCACAGCTGGACATATTCCACTGCCCCACTCCACTGACCTTGATTTTGTCCCTCCCCACAGCTGAGCACACCATCGATTTTTCCATGATTATCCCGCACTCAGCCCAACCCAGCGCGGCATCCGCTCGGCCTGGCCGATGCCACCCGCAGGCCCTGTACCCCCTAGCAAGGCCAGCGCGCTGCTCGATTGATCAACATCCGCCCCGGTCCTGAGGCCACATGAGTCACGCGTGCCGCCGGCAGCGCCGAGGGCTTTgtgtcaccatgacaactggAGTCCTCTGTCACAGAAGTCTGCACTGATCACACCGCCCACAGCTTCACCCACGCCCATCTGCCTGGTCTGTGCAGCCACTGGCTGCCTTGAATACAcgaatgtgtgaatgtatacaaTGATCCTGTACTAAATTCAGCAATGTGACCCATTCTGTAGGCGACACACAACTGTAGTCTGTGTGTCCCAGCGTGTTTGAAGACTTCATCACCAAAAAAACGAGAATCCAGACTTGTCGTATTTTCAAATGGGGTGGCCTCccaggtacatttacatttaatcatttagctgatgctcttatccagagcaacttaccaAAGTTCATACAAACAGATTAGGTTAAGAGCAGAGAAGAATCATCAGGGTCATTATCTACGGTCATTGCACAACATTCAACATTCTGCTGATTTTCATAGCAGGGAGCTTGAGGACATACCGTTTTACTCAAGAAGATACAGTATAAATCTGAGGATATAGTATAAATGATCAGAATGTAGGCTTGAAAgagatgcagtttgaacagatgggttttcattacattacactcatttagcagatgctcttatccagagcaacttctgggagaagagaacagaagtgtatccatcccagttaaatgagcaacagtgtgagaccaggctaacaacgctcccagaccagtgagtgcaaGTTCAGGACTGTTCAAGCCCTAGTTTAGAAACTAAACAGCatagaaaactaagggaaggCAAGTACATACGCTGCTATATCTCAATGTCACTAGATCCCAATATCCTTTACACATTGTGACACCAAAAAAAGTGGCATGTaatagggctgggcgatatgaaccaaaaatcatatctcgatatttttaggctgaatggtgATACAGGATATACATCTTGGTATTTTCTACaaagtgggctaaatgttcagttgtaagtcaaagccacatgtgacatatcacaagcacttttattaaaacagactgtgatcaaaataaaatgcaaagacagggtttccttcctgtttgaaaatacacagctgcaaaacatgtaaatgaaaaattatgtaaaataaatagcctatattaaataaaataggCCCATCTCTGAGAATGctccttcagttgttttcaacaacaataacagactgattaaaatagaGTACAATTATGGGTTGCTCTCCTgattaacaaaacacacagctgtgcaaataacaataaaaatgtaaacagaacaaaaataacaacagacCTACCCTGTTTGAGAATATACAGTTGCACAATgtatcaacatgtaaatgaaaaaaaatataaaataaatagcctatattaaataaaaatagttttatgttggtagcactttctgataagcTATTTCAGACTATCGAAATACGCtacctgtgtgtttatgttggTTGCActttttgataaaatatttcagactaTTGAAATACGCCACCTGTAGGTTTACGTTGGTAACACTTTCTGATGAGGTAATTCAGAACATAACAGAATATAGTTATTTCCTCGTAGTCTTTTCTGATAAagtttagaatatcaaaatataatatatataaaaaaaaaaagttttacgttggtattgattagagtgtgttgatggacaaactagactacaaatttacatgtcagcatgtaaactagactgtcgaaatacatacaatttatccatcacataaactg
This genomic interval carries:
- the si:ch211-132b12.7 gene encoding CLOCK-interacting pacemaker, giving the protein MPKEQTCLGERPPRSSSKNAKDKSNSAALLASRGRAGMEEDASGRESRCSSEKDSGYSDTGSDSLQTDVEDQRSSVSEPQRAGRDGGGGGGPGGGQGEALHGSNAPLPCTAELTPIYIIKNVVLKQPLTVQPGPESLLHGQLTWGGGSSAQAPTQLLFIQQPGVASPAPLHLLKPQPRKGGGGGKNSKGTYLPILNSYPRIAPHPSKKTPEPVKGGGKGSASEGQSLSKRVCMEERREAVSTTSQVPRPQEGRPHSHGHSHANPRGATAVPAPPSHPQHRSSSSLPRPRHAQKPPSPSDSCGLGSPSVSSSEMPSPPSPASPSSPEGAPSPAPGPGPGPAPRRRAAGSAARQQRFLNTVEILSQSGLLDITLRTQELLRQSASTERDIAQLRRHAQLLCQAAQAGEDAPAAWDRLLQAMAESGRYPSLAFPAPAAAGRPAPEADPDPGAGKSQPVVVATAAAVSLGGRDSEVAPPSPLLAPTPDPPPNFLEEGQLSPTNHNTAPLSAPTTLDQARTHRVKTPIDIVMPPDSSTHGALL